The Eptesicus fuscus isolate TK198812 chromosome 17, DD_ASM_mEF_20220401, whole genome shotgun sequence genome has a window encoding:
- the KAZALD1 gene encoding kazal-type serine protease inhibitor domain-containing protein 1 has translation MPPPLAATLALPLLLLVVRTPLPTGARPSPGPDYLRRGWLRLLAEGEGCAPCRSEECAAPRGCLAGRVLDACGCCWECANLEGQLCDLDPSAHFYGRCGEQLECRLDTGGDLSRGEVPEPLCVCRSQHPLCGSDGRTYSQVCRLQEAALARPDANLTVVHPGPCESEPQIVLHPYDIWNVTGKDVIFGCEVFAYPMAAIEWRKDGLDIQLPGDDPHISVQFRGGPQRFEVTSWLQIQAVRPSDEGTYRCLARNALGQAEAPASLTVLTPDQLNSTGFPQLPAQHLVPEEEAESEEGEDYY, from the exons ATGCCGCCGCCGCTCGCAGCTACCTTGGCGCTGCCCCTGCTACTGCTGGTGGTGCGCACGCCGCTCCCGACTGGTGCGAGGCCGTCGCCGGGCCCGGATTACCTGCGCCGCGGCTGGCTGCGGCTGCTGGCGGAGGGCGAGGGCTGCGCTCCCTGCAGGTCGGAGGAGTGCGCCGCGCCGCGGGGCTGTCTGGCCGGCCGCGTGCTCGACGCTTGcggctgctgctgggaatgcGCCAACCTCGAGGGCCAGCTCTGCGACCTGGACCCCAGCGCCCACTTCTACGGGCGCTGCGGCGAGCAGCTCGAGTGCCGGTTGGACACAGGCGGTGACCTGAGCCGCGGAGAGGTGCCAGAGCCGCTGTGTGTGTGCCGCTCGCAGCACCCGCTCTGCGGCTCCGATGGCCGCACCTACTCGCAGGTCTGCCGTCTGCAGGAGGCGGCCCTCGCTCGGCCGGACGCCAACCTCACTGTGGTGCATCCAGGGCCCTGCGAATCGG aGCCCCAGATCGTGTTGCACCCCTACGACATCTGGAATGTGACAGGGAAGGATGTGATCTTTGGCTGTGAGGTGTTTGCCTACCCCATGGCCGCCATCGAGTGGAGGAAGGACGGCTTGGACATTCAGCTGCCAGGAGATGACCCCCACATCTCCGTGCAG TTTAGGGGCGGACCCCAGAGGTTTGAGGTGACAAGCTGGCTGCAGATTCAGGCTGTCCGCCCCAGCGATGAGGGCACCTACCGCTGCCTGGCCCGCAATGCCCTGGGCCAGGCGGAGGCCCCAGCTAGCCTGACGGTACTCACACCTG ACCAGCTGAACTCCACAggcttcccccagctgccagcccagCACCTGGTTCCTGAGGAAGAGGCTGAGAGTGAAGAGGGCGAGGATTACTACTAG